The sequence GTTTCGCTAAAGAAGAGCGTGCTCGATCCCCAGGGAAAAACCATCCAGGGTGCGCTCCATAAGATGGGATACAAAGGGTTGCAGGACGTGCGACAGGGTAAGTACTTTGAATTGTCGCTGAACGGCGGCCTTTCCAAGGATCAAGCCCATGCCGAAGTCGAGCGGATTGCGCGCGAAGTCCTTACTAACCCGGTGATCGAAGAGTTTCGTTTCTCCCTCGAAGAATAGTTTTCAGCTCTTACCCTAGCGGCGAGCCGAAGATCGTCAAGAAGACCCGAAAGAATACCGTCCCCCAACCATTGAACGAAGGAGTCATCATCCATGTGCGGCATTGTCGGATATGTGGGGAAGAAGGATGTTGTCCCGGTCATCATCGAAGGCCTGCGGCGTCTTGAGTATCGCGGGTACGACTCTGCCGGAATTGCCGTAGCCGGCAATGGCGAAGGCTTGCAGATCCGGCGCGCCGAGGGCAAACTGCGGAACCTGGAAGAAGTGATCCGCGCAAAGCCGCTGGATGGAACGTTTGGCATCGGGCATACGCGCTGGGCCACGCATGGCCGTCCGACAGAAGAGAACGCCCACCCGCATCGGGATTGCACCGGCCAGATCGTGGTCGTGCATAACGGGATTGTCGAAAATTACCTTTCGCTCAAACGCAGGCTAAAAGAAGAAGGCCACAAGTTCACGACCGAAACCGATACGGAAGTGATTGCCCACCTGATCGAGAATCATTACTTGAAAACTGGTAATGGACATCGTCCTACGCTCGAAGATGCCGTGCGAAAAACCGTGAAGGAACTGACGGGCGTGTTCGCGCTGGTCGTGATCGCGGTCGATGATCCAAACAAGATTGTGGCGGCTCGGAATGGTCCGCCGGTTGTGATCGGAATTGGCAAGGACGAATATTTTGTGGCGTCCGACGTGCCCGCGCTGCTGGAACACACGCGCGATCTTTTCTTTCTGGCCGACGGGGACCTGGCGGTGATTACGCAGTCGGGAGTGAAGGTTTCCGATTTCGACGGCAAAGCCGTGGATCGCCCGGTGCAGCGCATCACCTGGGATCCGATCATGGCGGAAAAGGGCGGATTCAAGCATTTCATGCTCAAGGAAATCTACGAGCAGCCGCGTACGATCCGCGACACGACCATTGGGCGCGTTTCGCAGGACACGGGAAGGATTTTTCTCGACGAGATGCACGTCAGCGACGCTGAGTTCAAGGCGCTGAAGAAAATCAATATCACTGCCTGCGGTACCAGTTGGCACGCAGGGTTGGCGGGCAAGTTCATGATCGAGAGTTTGGCCAGAGTCCCCGTCGAAGTCGATTATGCCAGCGAGTGGCGTTATCGCGATCCCATCATGGGGCCGGACACGATGACGCTGGTGATCTCGCAGTCCGGTGAAACGGCCGACACGATCGCCGCGCAGCGGGAAGCAAAAGCCAAAGGCTCGAAGACCCTCGCCATCTGCAACGTGGTCGGATCGATGATTACCCGGGAAGCGGCGGGAACGATCTATACGCATGCCGGCCCGGAAATTGGCGTTGCGTCGACCAAGGCGTTCAGCGGGCAACTTACTGCGCTGTATCTATTCGCGTTGTATCTCGCACAAGTGCGCGGCACGTTGGCTCCGGAACAAGCCAAAGCACTGGTGCAGGAACTCACCCACATTCCCGGGAAACTGGAACAGCTTCTTACGCACGACCAGGCCTGTGAAGATCTCGCCAAAATTTACGGACGGGCACAGGACTTCCTCTTCCTCGGCCGCGGCATTCACTATCCCATCGCTCTCGAAGGGGCGCTTAAGTTAAAGGAAATTTCCTACATCCACGCGGAAGGATATCCGGCGGGAGAAATGAAACACGGTCCGAACGCGTTGATCGATGAAAACCTGCCGGTAGTGATCATTGCGACCCGTGATGTGAACAGTCCTGCATCGATGACACGCTACGAGAAAACGATTTCGAACCTGCAGGAAGTCAAAGCGCGCTCCGGCATTGTGATCGCGCTCGCGACTGAGGGCGACGACGAAATTGCCGGGAACGCCGATCATGTCCTCTATGTTCCTCCGGCGCCGGAAGAGTTGTCGGCGATTCTGGAAATTGTTCCCCTGCAACTACTGGCGTATCACATCGCGGTGCGCAGAGGATGCGACGTGGACCAGCCGCGAAATCTGGCAAAGTCGGTGACGGTAGAATAGCGAGCGGGCGATTTCCGGCCGTATCGGCAGAGCGACGCAGGGTATGCAAAAGATCCACAGAACAATTGCGTTGGCGGTGGTGCTATATGTTGGCACTCCACTGCTTTTGCGTGGCCAGGCTGCACCGGAGAATTTGATCCATGTAGAAATCGCCGGGTTGCGCAGCGAAAAAGGCCAGGTTCTGTGCGCGCTGTTTTCCTCTGCTGCTGATTTTCCGAGGCGAGGCGACAAGGCAGTCGCACACGCCGGCTCCGGGATATCGCAGGGCCGCGCGGTTTGCGATTTTCCGAACATCGCGCCGGGAACTTATGCGGTCTCGGCTTTTCACGACGAAAATTCTAACTCCAAAATGGACTCCAATTTTCTGGGAATTCCCCGGGAGGGCGTCGGTGCCTCGAACGATGCCAAGGGCCGCTTTGGACCGCCGAAATTTGATGCTGCCTCCTTTCGTTTTGCAGGCGGTCGCGCTGACCTCAAGATCACCCTCAGCTACCTGTAGCTGACCGCCCGCACGCCCTGTTCGCCCCTTGAGGCCTTACAATACTTGCGATTCCAAGGAGATCTCCCCGTGTACGTTGCCGACAGCCATCGCTACGATTCCATGCAATATCGCCGCTCGGGACGCAGTGGCATTCACCTTCCCGCCATTTCGCTTGGCCTGTGGCACAACTTCGGCGGTGTGGATAATTTCGAGAACGCGCGCGCCATGTTGCGCCGTGCATTCGACTTGGGTATCACGCATTTTGATCTGGCGAACAACTATGGTCCTCCCTACGGATCGGCGGAAGAGAATTTCGGCCAGATTCTGAAAAAGGACTTCCTCCCGTACCGCGACGAACTGATTATTTCGACCAAGGCAGGCTGGGACATGTGGCCGGGGCCTTATGGAGATCTCGGCTCGCGGAAATACATCCTGGCGAGCCTCGATCAGAGCCTGAAGCGGATGGGGCTGGAGTATGTCGACATTTTTTATCATCACCGTCCCGACCCTGATACGCCCATGGAAGAGTCACTGGGCGCGCTCGATACGGCTGTTCGTTCGGGAAGGGCGCTCTATGCCGGGATCTCGGCTTACAACGCGAAGCAGACAGCCGAAGCAATCAAGATCATGCGTGCGCTGGGGACGCCCTGCCTGATTCACCAGCCGAAGTATTCCATGCTGGTGCGCGATCCTGAGCAGGGACTGCTCGATGAGCTGGGAAAAGAAGGCGTGGGTTGCATCGTATTCAGCCCTCTGGCGCAAGGACTGCTTTCCGATCGCTATCTGCAGGGCATCCCCACCGACTCGCGGGCGGCGCGCGATTTTTTTCTAAAGAAGAAAGACATCGACGAGCGCAAGGTCGCCATGCTGCGTGAGTTGAACAAACTGGCGCAGCAACGCGGGCAATCGCTGGCGGAGATGGCTGTTTCGTGGGTGTTGCGCGATCCGCGCGTCACCAGCGCCCTGGTTGGAACGAGCAAAGTGCAGCAGGTGGACGACAACGTGGCCGCGCTCAAGAACCTGAAGTTCTCGAGCGAGGAGTTGAAGAAGATCGACGGCATTCTCGCGGGGACGGGGGCTTAGGTGGAGCCGACGCGTTCTTTGTAAAGACGCGGCTTGCCGCGTCTCCGGGCCACCGAAACGTTGTCAATGTAGAGGGCGACGGGGCAAGCCCCGTCTCTACGTCAAGAATCATCGACTTGCCTGATTCGAAACGCGACACCGCGTCATCCAAACAAATAATGGCACAATTTCAAACTCTACGGGCTAGGCTGGCGCGCGCTACTGCTCTCTCCGATTTCACCAAGCACCTCGAATTTGAAGTGATCGGTATGCAGCGACTCGGCTTTGTTCCGGGCCAGTGGCTTTCGCTGAAGGCTTCGACTCCGGAGGGCGAAGAAATTACCCGTGCATATTCGATCGCGTCGGCGCCTTCGGAAGACGCTCGTTTCGCATTCTGCCTGAATCGCGTGCAGGACGGCTTCATGTCGAACCATCTCTGTAGCATGGCCGAGGGCGAGGAGATTACTTTTCAAGGGCCGTTTGGGAATTTCATTCTGCGTCCGCCGTTGCGGGATACAGTATTCATCGCGACCGGGACCGGCGTCGCTCCCTATCGGTCGATGCTGCATTGGCTGCTGGCAGATCCGCATCGACATGAGGGAAAGCAATTCTGGCTGCTGTTCGGTGTGCGTTCTGAGCAGGACCTCTATTACCGGGAAGAGTTTGAACGGCTCGCCGCCGAACACTCTAATTTCCATTTTCTGCCCACCCTCAGTCGGGGAGAGTCGGAATGGAAGGGCCTGCGGGGATATGTCCAGCAGCATTTGCTGGAAATTGTCGGCGACCGCACCGATATGCACGCCTACATCTGCGGTCTCGACAAGATGGTGAGTGCGAATCGCGAATTGTTGAAATCGCGAGGCTGGGATCGGAAGCAGATTCTGTACGAGAAATACGACTAGCAGCAGTCAGTACTCAGCATTTAGCCAAACTCTAAAACCCTGGAGCCCGCGCAGTGTCCACGAAAAAATCTGTTGTCCGATGTGCGTGGGCCAGGAACGATCTCGCCATTGCTTATCACGATGCGGAGTGGGGAGTGCCGCAGCATGATGACCGTGTGCTTTTCGAGTTCCTGATTCTGGAAGGTGCGCAGGCCGGTCTCAGTTGGGACACCATCCTGAACAAGCGAGAGAACTACCGTGCGGCTTTCAGTGGTTTTGATCCCGAGAAAATTGCACGCTATGACGGGCGAAAACGGCAGGCGCTGATGCAGGATGCAGGCATTGTCCGCAACCGCTTAAAGATTGCCGCGGCCGTACAAAATGCCAAGTCATTTCTGGCAATACAAGAAGAGTTCGGATCGTTTGACAAATATATCTGGCAGTTCGTCGCAGGTAAGCCTCGTCGCAACGCATGGAAGGCCGGACAAAAGCTTCCAGCCAGCACTGCGGAGTCGGATGCGATGAGCAAAGACCTTAAGAAGCGCGGGTTCACGTTTGTGGGCACGACGATTTGCTACGCGTTTATGCAGGCGATGGGGATGGTGAACGATCATGCCGTCGAGTGCTTTCGATATCGCGAGGTCGGCCGTCAGGGTTAGTGGGATGAGAATGGTTCTCATCTAAATCCCGAATGCTGTGGACGTTGAACGATCGGAGAAACCAATGAACGCTTTATTACTTGCACTCGGCATCGGAATCGTAGCCGGACTGCGGGCCATGACCGCTCCCGCAGTTGTGGCGTGGGCGGCTTATCTGGGCTGGCTCAACCTGACGGGATCCTATTTTGCATTCATGGGATCGAAGTGGACTGTGGCGATCTTCACACTCGCTGCGCTCAGCGAGTTTGTAACCGATCAGCTTCCGCGGACACCGGCCCGCACAACCGCCGGACCGCTCTCCGCGCGAATCGTAATGGGCGCGCTGACCGGATCGTGCGTGGCCGTATCAGGAGGGAATTCCCTGATAACAGGAGCGGTAATCGGCGCAATCGGGGGCGTCGTTGGCGCTTTCGCCGGATATAAGGCGCGCGTCGGACTAGTGAAGAGTCTCGGTGTCCCGGATTTTGCGGTTGCCATCCCCGAGGATCTGTTGGCGATTGGGTTGGCGCTCCTGCTGGTCCGGCACGGATAGCGCCGGAGACCGGCTGGCGCAGGGATTCGTATCAGGATACGGCTTCAGCCGTATCGCTCAAGCGGCGAAATTGACGGGCTTCAGCCCCTGCGGTGGCGGATCGAGTGCGAATCCCGGATGCGCCGACGAAAACGCATACTGATCCGGTGTCAGGACCAATCGTCGCTTTACGGGATTGTTGCGAATGTACTCTTGAACCTGCGCGAACGCTGATTCGTCCACGATTCGGACTTCGGAAAAACCTTTCTGCCAGAATGGCGCTTTCACGCCCAGTTCCTTGCCAGCTCGGAACGCGAATCTGCCCTTGATGAACTGGACAGCCTTCTCAATACTGATCTCGCTTCCCACCGTGAGCAGCATATGAAAGTGGTCTGGCATGACCACGAATTCATGCAGTCGGAACTTCCCCTGTGCGCGATATTCGTAGAGCACTGTGAGAAACAATCCTGCAGCGCCGTTAAATTGAAGCAAGTTGCGTTTGTCCCACGTGGAAGAGGTCACGAAGAAGGTGCGGGCGTTGGATGCGATCTGCTCAGGTTCAGCGTTGCGCGGAGGGATGGACATTGGACGAAGATGAATTGTGGCGGGCTGGGTTGTATGTGACCCGCGTACGAGAGAAATGTGATGATTCCGAAACGAGCCCCAGCGCCTGAAGGCGGGAATCTCTTTGGCGCTGTTGCGGCACGCCTGAAAGGCGTGCCCTGATACGAACCTGCGCGGCCAGTTCATCCCATTCTTCAAACCGTGCGGTCCATTCAAACATATCTCCGGATCGCAAAGCCTTCCTAGTTTCATCTTGCAACTTCAATCGTAAT is a genomic window of Acidobacteriota bacterium containing:
- the mgrA gene encoding L-glyceraldehyde 3-phosphate reductase — protein: MQYRRSGRSGIHLPAISLGLWHNFGGVDNFENARAMLRRAFDLGITHFDLANNYGPPYGSAEENFGQILKKDFLPYRDELIISTKAGWDMWPGPYGDLGSRKYILASLDQSLKRMGLEYVDIFYHHRPDPDTPMEESLGALDTAVRSGRALYAGISAYNAKQTAEAIKIMRALGTPCLIHQPKYSMLVRDPEQGLLDELGKEGVGCIVFSPLAQGLLSDRYLQGIPTDSRAARDFFLKKKDIDERKVAMLRELNKLAQQRGQSLAEMAVSWVLRDPRVTSALVGTSKVQQVDDNVAALKNLKFSSEELKKIDGILAGTGA
- a CDS encoding DNA-3-methyladenine glycosylase I; its protein translation is MSTKKSVVRCAWARNDLAIAYHDAEWGVPQHDDRVLFEFLILEGAQAGLSWDTILNKRENYRAAFSGFDPEKIARYDGRKRQALMQDAGIVRNRLKIAAAVQNAKSFLAIQEEFGSFDKYIWQFVAGKPRRNAWKAGQKLPASTAESDAMSKDLKKRGFTFVGTTICYAFMQAMGMVNDHAVECFRYREVGRQG
- the glmS gene encoding glutamine--fructose-6-phosphate transaminase (isomerizing), translating into MCGIVGYVGKKDVVPVIIEGLRRLEYRGYDSAGIAVAGNGEGLQIRRAEGKLRNLEEVIRAKPLDGTFGIGHTRWATHGRPTEENAHPHRDCTGQIVVVHNGIVENYLSLKRRLKEEGHKFTTETDTEVIAHLIENHYLKTGNGHRPTLEDAVRKTVKELTGVFALVVIAVDDPNKIVAARNGPPVVIGIGKDEYFVASDVPALLEHTRDLFFLADGDLAVITQSGVKVSDFDGKAVDRPVQRITWDPIMAEKGGFKHFMLKEIYEQPRTIRDTTIGRVSQDTGRIFLDEMHVSDAEFKALKKINITACGTSWHAGLAGKFMIESLARVPVEVDYASEWRYRDPIMGPDTMTLVISQSGETADTIAAQREAKAKGSKTLAICNVVGSMITREAAGTIYTHAGPEIGVASTKAFSGQLTALYLFALYLAQVRGTLAPEQAKALVQELTHIPGKLEQLLTHDQACEDLAKIYGRAQDFLFLGRGIHYPIALEGALKLKEISYIHAEGYPAGEMKHGPNALIDENLPVVIIATRDVNSPASMTRYEKTISNLQEVKARSGIVIALATEGDDEIAGNADHVLYVPPAPEELSAILEIVPLQLLAYHIAVRRGCDVDQPRNLAKSVTVE
- the purS gene encoding phosphoribosylformylglycinamidine synthase subunit PurS, with protein sequence MKAYVYVSLKKSVLDPQGKTIQGALHKMGYKGLQDVRQGKYFELSLNGGLSKDQAHAEVERIAREVLTNPVIEEFRFSLEE
- a CDS encoding DUF2141 domain-containing protein is translated as MQKIHRTIALAVVLYVGTPLLLRGQAAPENLIHVEIAGLRSEKGQVLCALFSSAADFPRRGDKAVAHAGSGISQGRAVCDFPNIAPGTYAVSAFHDENSNSKMDSNFLGIPREGVGASNDAKGRFGPPKFDAASFRFAGGRADLKITLSYL
- a CDS encoding FAD-dependent oxidoreductase — its product is MAQFQTLRARLARATALSDFTKHLEFEVIGMQRLGFVPGQWLSLKASTPEGEEITRAYSIASAPSEDARFAFCLNRVQDGFMSNHLCSMAEGEEITFQGPFGNFILRPPLRDTVFIATGTGVAPYRSMLHWLLADPHRHEGKQFWLLFGVRSEQDLYYREEFERLAAEHSNFHFLPTLSRGESEWKGLRGYVQQHLLEIVGDRTDMHAYICGLDKMVSANRELLKSRGWDRKQILYEKYD
- a CDS encoding transposase, which gives rise to MSIPPRNAEPEQIASNARTFFVTSSTWDKRNLLQFNGAAGLFLTVLYEYRAQGKFRLHEFVVMPDHFHMLLTVGSEISIEKAVQFIKGRFAFRAGKELGVKAPFWQKGFSEVRIVDESAFAQVQEYIRNNPVKRRLVLTPDQYAFSSAHPGFALDPPPQGLKPVNFAA
- a CDS encoding DUF4126 family protein — translated: MNALLLALGIGIVAGLRAMTAPAVVAWAAYLGWLNLTGSYFAFMGSKWTVAIFTLAALSEFVTDQLPRTPARTTAGPLSARIVMGALTGSCVAVSGGNSLITGAVIGAIGGVVGAFAGYKARVGLVKSLGVPDFAVAIPEDLLAIGLALLLVRHG